One genomic region from Bradyrhizobium icense encodes:
- a CDS encoding methyl-accepting chemotaxis protein — MAFGLFKKQVPEPALPAVQPKAQTAAQTAVQPAAAAEAVSGEGESAKAILELLELELGAMIRQLERAANSVGGGAEATAATLSTIRQRTDALTSRTSAAQGTATTFSRAADKFTQSAQGIGSQVRDAGKLADQASEAAREAGTNVDRLRESSAAIGNVVNLIAQIARQTTLLALNSTIEAARAGEAGRGFAVVATEVKALAVQTQNATEEITKKIEALQRDAAGSVDAVHRITQAIEAIRPVFENVNGAVAEQNATTGEMADNAASASNFIASVGDSATEIDSATKEAEAHGESVAKAGRAVTAFAQKLKARCAVLLRQGDRTERREQQKLPCSLKIEIQTPRGVITAPVYEISIDGILVSGSDAERLAQGQSFDATLQDIGACRIRVSERSKAGAQARFERANAALTEKIEDKLWSIQDDNTEAVTRAMEAGAALKKIFDDGIDSGAISMEDMFDTNYVEIPGTNPVQYRTRMLDWADRALPPFQEAFLAKDKRMAFCAMVDTNGYLPVHNKIYSHPQRPGDVTWNTANSRNRRIFNDPAGLAAGRNQRAYLIQSYARDMGNGNMVMMREIDVPIRIKGRHWGGFRTAYRL; from the coding sequence ATGGCCTTCGGTTTGTTCAAAAAGCAGGTGCCGGAACCGGCCTTGCCTGCCGTCCAGCCCAAGGCTCAAACGGCGGCTCAAACGGCGGTTCAGCCGGCCGCCGCGGCGGAGGCCGTTTCGGGCGAGGGCGAGTCGGCCAAGGCCATCCTCGAGCTTCTGGAACTCGAACTCGGCGCCATGATCCGTCAGCTCGAACGCGCGGCCAATTCGGTCGGCGGCGGCGCCGAGGCGACCGCTGCGACGCTCTCCACCATCCGTCAGCGCACCGACGCCCTGACGAGCCGCACCAGCGCTGCACAAGGCACGGCGACGACGTTTTCGCGCGCCGCCGACAAGTTCACCCAATCGGCGCAAGGGATCGGCTCCCAGGTGCGCGACGCCGGCAAGCTCGCCGACCAGGCCAGTGAGGCCGCCCGCGAAGCCGGCACCAATGTCGATCGTCTCAGGGAATCATCGGCGGCGATCGGCAACGTCGTCAACCTGATCGCGCAGATTGCGCGGCAGACCACGCTCTTGGCGCTCAATTCCACCATCGAGGCCGCACGCGCCGGCGAGGCCGGGCGTGGTTTTGCCGTCGTCGCCACCGAAGTGAAGGCGCTCGCGGTGCAGACCCAGAACGCGACCGAGGAAATCACCAAGAAGATCGAGGCGCTGCAGCGGGACGCCGCGGGCTCCGTCGACGCGGTGCATCGCATCACGCAGGCGATCGAGGCGATCCGCCCGGTGTTCGAAAACGTCAACGGCGCGGTCGCCGAGCAGAACGCGACCACCGGCGAGATGGCCGACAATGCTGCCTCTGCTTCCAACTTCATCGCTTCCGTCGGCGACAGTGCCACCGAAATCGACAGCGCGACCAAGGAGGCCGAGGCCCATGGCGAAAGCGTCGCCAAGGCCGGACGGGCAGTCACCGCGTTTGCACAGAAGCTCAAGGCGCGTTGCGCGGTGCTGCTGCGGCAAGGCGACCGCACGGAGCGCCGCGAACAGCAAAAGCTGCCCTGCAGCCTCAAGATCGAAATCCAGACGCCGCGTGGCGTGATAACGGCGCCGGTCTACGAGATTTCGATCGATGGCATCCTGGTCAGCGGGTCAGACGCCGAGAGGCTCGCGCAGGGCCAGAGCTTCGACGCCACGCTGCAGGACATCGGCGCTTGCCGCATTCGCGTCAGCGAGCGCTCGAAGGCCGGCGCGCAGGCGCGGTTCGAGCGGGCGAACGCCGCGCTGACCGAGAAGATCGAAGACAAACTGTGGTCGATCCAGGACGACAACACGGAGGCGGTAACCCGCGCAATGGAAGCCGGCGCCGCGCTGAAGAAGATTTTCGATGATGGTATCGATAGCGGCGCCATCTCGATGGAAGACATGTTCGACACCAACTATGTCGAGATACCGGGCACCAACCCGGTGCAGTACCGCACCAGGATGCTGGACTGGGCCGATCGCGCCCTGCCGCCGTTCCAGGAAGCGTTCCTCGCCAAGGACAAGCGGATGGCGTTCTGCGCCATGGTCGACACCAACGGCTATTTGCCGGTGCACAACAAAATCTATTCGCATCCGCAGCGCCCAGGCGATGTCACCTGGAACACCGCCAACAGCCGCAACCGCCGCATCTTCAACGATCCGGCCGGGCTTGCCGCCGGCCGCAATCAGCGCGCCTATCTGATCCAGAGCTACGCGCGCGACATGGGCAACGGCAACATGGTGATGATGCGCGAGATCGACGTGCCGATCCGCATCAAGGGCCGCCACTGGGGCGGCTTCCGCACGGCCTACCGGCTGTAG
- a CDS encoding YebC/PmpR family DNA-binding transcriptional regulator, with the protein MAGHSQFKNIMHRKGRQDAQKSKLFSKLAREITVAAKLGTPDPAMNPRLRAAVIAARQENMPKDNIERAIKKAIGGESESYDEIRYEGYGPGGVAIIVEALTDNRNRAASDIRSYFTKSGGNLGETGSVAFMFDRTGIIEYDASKASDDAMLEAAIEAGADDVVSSEGGHEIYASQETFREVAKALEAKFGEARKAALTWKPQNTVSVDDETGEKLLKLMDLLNEHDDVQNVYANFEVSDALVAKMAG; encoded by the coding sequence ATGGCCGGCCATTCCCAATTCAAGAACATCATGCACCGCAAGGGCCGGCAGGATGCCCAGAAATCCAAGCTGTTCAGCAAGTTGGCGCGCGAAATCACGGTCGCTGCCAAGCTTGGAACCCCGGACCCTGCCATGAACCCCCGGCTGCGCGCGGCAGTGATCGCGGCGCGCCAGGAAAACATGCCGAAGGACAATATCGAGCGCGCCATCAAGAAGGCGATCGGCGGCGAGAGCGAGAGCTATGACGAAATCCGCTACGAGGGCTACGGTCCCGGCGGCGTCGCCATCATCGTCGAGGCGCTGACGGACAACCGCAACCGCGCCGCTTCCGACATCCGCTCCTACTTCACCAAATCAGGCGGCAATCTCGGCGAAACCGGCTCGGTCGCCTTCATGTTCGACCGCACCGGCATCATCGAATACGACGCCAGCAAGGCCTCCGACGACGCGATGCTGGAAGCCGCGATCGAGGCCGGCGCCGACGACGTCGTGTCCAGCGAAGGCGGCCACGAGATCTACGCCTCGCAGGAAACCTTTCGCGAGGTCGCGAAAGCGCTGGAAGCCAAGTTCGGCGAAGCCCGCAAGGCGGCGCTGACCTGGAAGCCGCAGAACACGGTGTCCGTCGACGACGAGACCGGCGAGAAGCTGTTGAAGCTGATGGACCTGTTGAACGAGCACGACGACGTGCAGAACGTCTATGCGAATTTCGAGGTCTCCGACGCGCTGGTCGCCAAGATGGCCGGGTAA
- the ruvC gene encoding crossover junction endodeoxyribonuclease RuvC, with protein sequence MTSPPIRHPVRIIGIDPGLRRTGWGVIETEGNRLVFIGCGSVEPPDNLPIASRLLAIHEGLAAVLGDFRPAEAAVEQTFVNKDGVATLKLGQARGVAMLAPAMFGISVAEYAPNQVKKTVVGAGHADKNQIAVMLKILLPKAEPKSADAADALAIAITHAHHRQSAALRLKVASA encoded by the coding sequence ATGACATCCCCACCGATTCGCCACCCCGTCCGGATCATCGGCATCGACCCCGGCCTGCGCCGCACCGGCTGGGGCGTGATCGAGACCGAGGGCAACCGCCTCGTCTTTATCGGCTGCGGTTCGGTGGAGCCGCCGGACAATCTGCCCATAGCGAGCCGCCTGCTCGCGATCCATGAGGGGCTCGCCGCGGTACTCGGCGATTTCAGGCCGGCGGAAGCTGCGGTCGAACAGACTTTCGTCAACAAGGACGGCGTCGCCACGCTGAAGCTCGGCCAGGCCCGCGGCGTTGCCATGCTGGCGCCCGCGATGTTCGGCATATCGGTTGCGGAATACGCGCCCAACCAAGTCAAGAAGACCGTGGTCGGCGCCGGCCACGCCGACAAGAACCAGATCGCGGTGATGCTGAAAATCCTGCTGCCGAAGGCCGAGCCGAAATCCGCCGACGCCGCCGACGCGCTCGCCATTGCCATCACCCACGCCCATCATCGCCAGAGCGCGGCGCTGCGGCTGAAGGTAGCTAGCGCATGA
- the ruvA gene encoding Holliday junction branch migration protein RuvA, translated as MIGKLKGLIDSYGEDYVILDVGGVGYQVHCSSRTLQALPSPGEAAVLSIETYVREDQIRLFGFRTDAEREWFRVLQTVQGVGAKVALAVLSTLPPAELANAIALRDKAAVSRTPGVGPKVAERIVSELKDKAPAFANVDPAVVHLAGAIDSDRAPRPVTDAISALVNLGYGQPQAAAAIAAASRSAGENAETAQLIRLGLKELAK; from the coding sequence ATGATCGGCAAACTCAAAGGCCTGATCGATTCCTACGGCGAGGATTACGTGATTCTCGACGTCGGCGGCGTCGGCTATCAAGTGCATTGCTCCTCGCGCACGCTGCAGGCGCTGCCGTCGCCCGGCGAGGCCGCGGTGCTCTCGATCGAGACTTATGTGCGCGAAGACCAGATAAGACTGTTCGGCTTCCGCACCGACGCCGAGCGCGAATGGTTTCGCGTGCTCCAGACCGTGCAGGGCGTCGGCGCCAAGGTCGCGCTCGCGGTGCTCTCGACGTTGCCGCCGGCCGAACTCGCCAATGCCATCGCGCTGCGCGACAAGGCCGCAGTATCGCGCACGCCGGGCGTCGGCCCGAAAGTCGCCGAGCGCATCGTTTCTGAATTGAAGGACAAGGCGCCTGCGTTCGCCAATGTCGATCCGGCCGTGGTGCATCTCGCCGGCGCGATCGACAGCGACCGCGCGCCGCGTCCGGTGACAGACGCGATCTCCGCGCTGGTCAATCTCGGCTACGGCCAGCCGCAGGCCGCCGCCGCCATCGCCGCCGCCTCGCGCAGCGCGGGCGAGAACGCCGAGACGGCCCAATTGATCCGGCTGGGCCTGAAGGAACTGGCGAAATAG
- a CDS encoding cytidine deaminase, whose translation MLSEKDQELIAAAIDAIRPRYRNKWQEVGAAMRTRDGRIVTGVNIDAYIGRIAVCAEAIAIGRAITETGDRGIETIVAVRHPKPDEPGSIAVVSPCGICRELIHDYDAKARVIVPDNGREPKVVTIGELLPNKYRRGNG comes from the coding sequence ATGTTGAGCGAGAAAGACCAGGAACTAATTGCCGCCGCGATTGACGCGATCAGGCCGCGTTATCGCAACAAATGGCAGGAGGTCGGCGCGGCCATGCGGACCCGCGATGGCCGTATCGTCACTGGGGTGAACATCGACGCCTATATCGGCCGGATCGCCGTCTGCGCGGAGGCGATCGCCATTGGGCGCGCCATCACCGAAACCGGCGATCGCGGCATTGAGACCATCGTCGCCGTCCGCCATCCCAAGCCGGACGAGCCCGGCAGTATCGCCGTGGTATCGCCCTGCGGCATCTGTCGCGAGCTGATCCACGATTACGATGCAAAGGCGCGGGTCATCGTTCCCGACAATGGCCGCGAGCCGAAGGTCGTCACCATCGGCGAGCTTTTGCCCAACAAGTACCGGAGGGGCAACGGGTGA